The Kitasatospora setae KM-6054 genome contains a region encoding:
- a CDS encoding ABC transporter permease: MTTPTGATTDGNTSRPGSTSDLADNAKADTPADPGFRGLSPGKLMWRRFLRDRTGVVSACVVLFFVALALFAPLISMLYGKDPETHYGQEDVSLLTDSGLPTGPNGGMSGDFWFGLEPGLGRDVFTLLIYGIRTSLIIAVATSLLTTVIGVALGIAAGYLGGKVDYFIGRVIDVLMSFPSQIFLIACMPVVTSLLVSPNEKNPDWLPFVAVTLVLSLLGWMGLARILRGVSLSLREREFIEAAKVTGASPLRIIFKEILPNLWTPILVQSTLALPAFVTAEAGLSYLGVGVSEPTPDWGRMIADASGFLRTDVTFLLFPGLAMVLFVLAFNLLGDSVRDAFDPKTNR; the protein is encoded by the coding sequence ATGACGACGCCTACTGGGGCCACGACGGACGGGAACACCTCCCGTCCCGGGTCGACGTCGGACCTCGCGGACAACGCCAAGGCCGACACGCCCGCCGATCCGGGCTTCCGCGGCCTCTCGCCCGGGAAGCTCATGTGGCGCCGCTTCCTCCGTGACCGCACCGGCGTGGTGAGCGCGTGCGTGGTGCTGTTCTTCGTCGCGCTGGCGCTCTTCGCCCCGCTCATCTCCATGCTGTACGGGAAGGACCCGGAGACCCACTACGGCCAGGAGGACGTCAGCCTGCTGACCGACTCGGGCCTGCCGACCGGTCCGAACGGCGGCATGAGCGGGGACTTCTGGTTCGGCCTGGAGCCCGGCCTCGGCCGTGACGTCTTCACCCTGCTGATCTACGGCATCCGCACCTCGCTGATCATCGCCGTCGCCACCTCGCTGCTGACCACCGTGATCGGTGTCGCGCTGGGCATCGCGGCCGGCTACCTCGGCGGCAAGGTCGACTACTTCATCGGCCGGGTGATCGACGTCCTGATGTCGTTCCCGTCGCAGATCTTCCTGATCGCCTGCATGCCGGTGGTCACCAGCCTGCTGGTCAGCCCGAACGAGAAGAACCCGGACTGGCTGCCGTTCGTCGCGGTCACCCTGGTGCTGTCGCTGCTCGGCTGGATGGGCCTGGCCCGCATCCTGCGCGGCGTGTCGCTGTCGCTGCGCGAGCGCGAGTTCATCGAGGCCGCCAAGGTCACCGGCGCCTCCCCGCTGCGGATCATCTTCAAGGAGATCCTGCCCAACCTGTGGACCCCGATCCTGGTGCAGTCCACCCTCGCGCTGCCGGCCTTCGTGACCGCCGAGGCGGGCCTCTCCTACCTGGGCGTGGGCGTCTCCGAGCCGACCCCGGACTGGGGCCGCATGATCGCCGACGCCTCGGGCTTCCTCCGGACCGACGTCACCTTCCTGCTCTTCCCGGGCCTCGCCATGGTGCTGTTCGTCCTGGCCTTCAACCTGCTCGGCGACTCGGTCCGGGACGCGTTCGACCCGAAGACCAACCGCTGA
- a CDS encoding ABC transporter family substrate-binding protein produces the protein MPRPRFLPLALTATVAALSLALCSCSSTSGSADRGPAGAAAAAGGDAPRMTQQEMNAQPRSALRQGGTLTWAIDQYSSQWNPVQADGSEVSTNDVIKAFLPTFWRSDAGGVQTPNPAYLTDVKSELRQGRQVVVWTLNPKAHWSDGTPITWRDLQANWQALGNLNTDFKTATTNGFDQVESVVRGQDDFQAVMTFKEPYSEWQAMFNNAGNAPLLPGQYISSPELFNTSFKNRIPVTAGPFKVGSLDPKARTVTAVADPGWWGDKPLLDKIVFKAYDTGAMPQAFAKGEIDFYNNGPNTEGYQLIRSTAGGEVRKAGGPNLRHLVLNGQSPLLTEAKLRQALIQAIDRAEITRTDLAGLDWPYVPMNNHFLVPSQHGYQDNSNGLSRFDPAAAKTALDALGWKPGPNGVRAKDGKELVLRYVAPAANNLAANESEEVTRMLAAVGVTVQVQTVPAGEFFDGYIYKHDFDLTSFSLLGTPFPVSNSISTFQQNSGSNWAQVGSKALDRAMADAAKAESVDEETAALNRADTEAWQVAGLVPLYQRPAIYGVRKELANLGATGLGDVVYENIGLTK, from the coding sequence GTGCCGAGACCCCGCTTCCTCCCGCTCGCCCTGACCGCCACGGTGGCGGCGCTGTCCCTCGCGCTGTGCTCGTGCAGCTCCACCTCGGGCTCCGCCGATCGCGGCCCGGCGGGAGCGGCGGCCGCGGCGGGTGGCGACGCGCCGCGGATGACCCAGCAGGAGATGAACGCCCAGCCGCGTTCCGCGCTGCGCCAGGGCGGCACCCTGACCTGGGCGATCGACCAGTACTCCAGCCAGTGGAACCCGGTCCAGGCGGACGGCTCCGAGGTGTCCACCAACGACGTGATCAAGGCGTTCCTGCCGACCTTCTGGCGGTCCGACGCGGGCGGCGTGCAGACGCCCAACCCGGCGTACCTGACCGACGTGAAGAGCGAGCTGCGGCAGGGCAGGCAGGTCGTGGTGTGGACGCTCAACCCGAAGGCCCACTGGTCCGACGGCACCCCGATCACCTGGCGCGACCTGCAGGCCAACTGGCAGGCGCTGGGCAACCTGAACACCGACTTCAAGACCGCCACCACCAACGGCTTCGACCAGGTGGAGAGCGTGGTCCGCGGCCAGGACGACTTCCAGGCCGTGATGACCTTCAAGGAGCCGTACTCGGAGTGGCAGGCGATGTTCAACAACGCCGGCAACGCCCCACTGCTGCCGGGGCAGTACATCTCCTCCCCCGAGCTGTTCAACACCTCCTTCAAGAACCGGATCCCGGTCACCGCGGGCCCCTTCAAGGTCGGCTCGCTGGACCCGAAGGCGCGCACCGTCACCGCGGTCGCCGACCCGGGCTGGTGGGGTGACAAGCCGCTGCTCGACAAGATCGTCTTCAAGGCGTACGACACCGGCGCGATGCCGCAGGCCTTCGCCAAGGGCGAGATCGACTTCTACAACAACGGCCCCAACACCGAGGGCTACCAGCTGATCCGGTCGACCGCGGGCGGCGAGGTCCGCAAGGCCGGCGGCCCCAACCTGCGGCACCTGGTGCTCAACGGCCAGAGCCCGCTGCTGACCGAGGCGAAGCTGCGCCAGGCGCTGATCCAGGCGATCGACCGGGCCGAGATCACCCGCACCGACCTGGCCGGCCTGGACTGGCCGTACGTGCCGATGAACAACCACTTCCTGGTGCCGTCCCAGCACGGCTACCAGGACAACTCGAACGGCCTGAGCCGCTTCGACCCGGCCGCCGCGAAGACCGCCCTCGACGCGCTGGGCTGGAAGCCGGGCCCGAACGGCGTCCGCGCCAAGGACGGCAAGGAGCTGGTGCTGCGCTACGTGGCGCCGGCCGCGAACAACCTGGCGGCCAACGAGAGCGAGGAGGTCACCCGGATGCTCGCCGCGGTCGGGGTGACCGTCCAGGTCCAGACCGTGCCGGCCGGCGAGTTCTTCGACGGCTACATCTACAAGCACGACTTCGACCTGACCTCGTTCTCGCTGCTCGGCACGCCCTTCCCGGTCTCCAACTCGATCAGCACCTTCCAGCAGAACTCCGGCTCCAACTGGGCCCAGGTGGGCAGCAAGGCGCTCGACCGGGCGATGGCGGACGCGGCCAAGGCCGAGAGCGTGGACGAGGAGACGGCGGCGCTCAACCGGGCCGACACCGAGGCCTGGCAGGTCGCCGGACTGGTCCCGCTGTACCAGCGGCCGGCCATCTACGGGGTGCGCAAGGAACTGGCCAACCTCGGCGCCACCGGCCTCGGGGATGTCGTCTACGAGAACATCGGCCTGACGAAGTAA
- a CDS encoding DUF6113 family protein, producing the protein MRLTHALLGTREQRMGEPLPPRGVRIAVYAVLFLLGAAVSVCGAFVQTLWGGFGVVLALAGTAGLFYGGLRATGTKLGAGCALGGWFLVLAVLLAPRPEGDLVLSATPSAYLYLFGGAVLGVVCATLPTRSGFLFGVPAPEPRRAVKGGDR; encoded by the coding sequence GTGAGGTTGACGCACGCCCTGCTGGGCACCCGCGAGCAGCGGATGGGCGAGCCGCTGCCGCCGCGCGGCGTCCGGATCGCCGTCTACGCCGTGCTGTTCCTGCTCGGCGCCGCGGTGTCGGTGTGCGGAGCTTTCGTGCAGACCCTGTGGGGCGGCTTCGGCGTGGTCCTGGCGCTGGCCGGCACCGCCGGGCTGTTCTACGGGGGCCTGCGGGCGACCGGCACCAAGCTGGGCGCGGGCTGCGCGCTGGGCGGCTGGTTCCTGGTGCTGGCGGTGCTGCTGGCGCCCCGCCCGGAGGGTGACCTGGTGCTCTCGGCGACGCCGTCCGCCTACCTGTACCTGTTCGGCGGCGCGGTGCTCGGGGTGGTCTGCGCGACCCTGCCGACCCGTTCCGGCTTCCTGTTCGGCGTACCGGCGCCGGAGCCCCGACGGGCCGTCAAGGGCGGCGACCGCTAG
- the mshB gene encoding N-acetyl-1-D-myo-inositol-2-amino-2-deoxy-alpha-D-glucopyranoside deacetylase, with product MTSVPPAGAHGLLLVHAHPDDESINNGSTMARYAAEGVPVTLVTCTLGEGGEVIPPELAHLAQDRDDTLGAHRIGELAAAMRALGVTDHRFLGGPGRWRDSGMMGVADNDDPSCFWRADVDEAAGLLAAVIREVRPLVLVTYDEDGGYGHPDHIQAHRVALRGYELAADPAFGPELGAPWRIAKVYYNRVPRSVIEAALAETAAAAPFPGTAPVDQIPGVVDDRLVTTVLDNAAHAGAKAAAMRAHATQITVAGRHFALSNDLGQPLLATEYYELVRGPLGPGGPETDLFAGVAR from the coding sequence ATGACCTCCGTACCTCCGGCCGGCGCGCACGGGCTGCTGCTGGTGCACGCGCATCCCGACGACGAGTCGATCAACAACGGCTCCACGATGGCCCGGTACGCGGCCGAGGGCGTCCCGGTCACGCTGGTGACCTGCACGCTGGGCGAGGGCGGCGAGGTGATCCCGCCGGAGCTGGCGCACCTGGCGCAGGACCGCGACGACACCCTGGGCGCCCACCGGATCGGCGAACTCGCCGCCGCGATGCGCGCGCTGGGCGTCACCGACCACCGCTTCCTGGGCGGTCCGGGCCGCTGGCGGGACTCCGGGATGATGGGCGTCGCGGACAACGACGACCCGTCCTGCTTCTGGCGGGCGGACGTGGACGAGGCGGCCGGGCTGCTGGCCGCGGTGATCCGCGAGGTCCGGCCGCTGGTGCTGGTGACGTACGACGAGGACGGCGGCTACGGCCACCCCGACCACATCCAGGCGCACCGGGTGGCGCTGCGCGGCTACGAGCTGGCCGCCGACCCGGCCTTCGGCCCGGAGCTGGGCGCGCCCTGGCGGATCGCCAAGGTCTACTACAACCGGGTGCCCCGCTCGGTGATCGAGGCCGCGCTGGCCGAGACCGCCGCCGCGGCGCCGTTCCCGGGCACCGCGCCGGTCGACCAGATCCCGGGCGTGGTCGACGACCGGCTGGTCACCACCGTGCTGGACAACGCGGCGCACGCCGGGGCGAAGGCGGCCGCGATGCGGGCGCACGCCACCCAGATCACCGTGGCCGGGCGCCACTTCGCGCTCAGCAACGACCTCGGGCAGCCGCTGCTGGCCACCGAGTACTACGAGCTGGTGCGCGGGCCGCTGGGCCCGGGCGGCCCGGAGACCGACCTGTTCGCGGGGGTGGCCCGGTGA
- a CDS encoding DUF2304 family protein, with protein sequence MALSVSAVVLMLVVVVVLVRRSTLKVSHALVCALLGFYLASSSIAPSIQQVTANLAGMLNGLNL encoded by the coding sequence ATGGCTTTGTCCGTCTCCGCCGTCGTGCTGATGCTGGTCGTGGTGGTGGTCCTGGTCCGCCGGTCGACCCTGAAGGTGAGCCACGCGCTGGTGTGCGCGCTGCTCGGCTTCTACCTGGCGTCCAGTTCGATCGCGCCGTCGATCCAGCAGGTGACGGCCAACCTGGCCGGGATGCTGAACGGCCTGAACCTCTAG
- a CDS encoding S9 family peptidase gives MTTEKPHDTFPRQYARTGRFSAGAPRSFSVSPDGARVLFLRSRGEGAPANLLWRLDTATGAETVLADPEVLLGGGAEELSAAELARRERSRETSAGIVGYALDAAGRTAVFALSGRLFAVDTGTGAARELPAATPLLDPRPSPDGTHVAYATPAGELRVSAVDGGGDRLLAGPEADGVSWGQAEFIAQEEMGRDRGYWWAPDGSALLAARVDDTPVRRWWIADPANPGRPPVEVAYPAAGTPNAEVGLWLLGLDGRRTEIRWDRAAYPYLARVHWSAGGPPLLQVQARDQREQLVLEADPATGATTVLVTERDPDWLELFAGAPVRLADGRLVRIADRDGVRVLTVDERALTDAGLHVRAVLGTDGGTVLFSASAGAAEFETRPPGWLGVFEAGPDGVREVGDGALGAVRGGGTTVLTTADPLRPGTTVTVHREGAEPLVVASHAAVPLTTARPVFRFAGERRIPCAVLLPTGYDPDVDGQLPVLLDPYGGPHGQRVVRAHNPHLVSQWFADQGFAVIVADGRGTPGHSPGWEKSINRRTAEVSVQDQVDALHALAEEFPLDLAKVAIRGWSYGGYLAAAAVLREPDVFHAAVAGAPVTEHDLYDTHYTERYYGDPAAEPAAYRANSLVEMAPSLRRPLMIVHGLADDNVVVAHSLRLSTALLAAGRPHTVLPLSGVTHMTPQEQVAENLLLLQVRFLKESLGLL, from the coding sequence ATGACGACCGAGAAGCCGCACGACACCTTCCCCCGGCAGTACGCCCGCACCGGGCGCTTCAGCGCGGGCGCGCCCCGCTCGTTCAGCGTCTCCCCGGACGGCGCCCGGGTGCTGTTCCTGCGCTCCCGCGGTGAGGGCGCCCCGGCGAACCTGCTGTGGCGGCTCGACACCGCCACCGGCGCCGAGACCGTGCTCGCCGACCCCGAGGTGCTGCTCGGCGGCGGCGCGGAGGAGCTGTCCGCCGCCGAGCTGGCCCGCCGCGAGCGCAGCCGGGAGACCTCGGCCGGCATCGTCGGCTACGCCCTGGACGCGGCCGGCCGGACCGCCGTCTTCGCGCTGTCCGGCCGGCTGTTCGCGGTCGACACCGGCACCGGCGCGGCCCGCGAACTGCCCGCCGCCACCCCGCTGCTGGACCCGCGGCCGAGCCCGGACGGCACGCACGTCGCGTACGCCACCCCGGCCGGCGAGCTGCGGGTGAGCGCCGTCGACGGCGGCGGCGACCGGCTGCTGGCCGGGCCCGAGGCGGACGGGGTCAGCTGGGGGCAGGCCGAGTTCATCGCGCAGGAGGAGATGGGCCGCGACCGCGGGTACTGGTGGGCCCCCGACGGGAGCGCGCTGCTGGCCGCCCGGGTCGACGACACCCCCGTGCGCCGCTGGTGGATCGCCGACCCGGCCAACCCCGGCCGCCCGCCGGTCGAGGTCGCCTACCCGGCGGCCGGCACCCCCAACGCCGAGGTCGGGCTCTGGCTGCTCGGCCTGGACGGCCGCCGCACCGAGATCCGCTGGGACCGCGCGGCGTACCCGTACCTGGCCCGGGTGCACTGGTCGGCCGGCGGGCCGCCGCTGCTCCAGGTGCAGGCCCGCGACCAGCGCGAGCAGCTGGTGCTGGAGGCCGACCCCGCGACCGGCGCCACCACCGTGCTGGTCACCGAGCGGGACCCGGACTGGCTGGAGCTGTTCGCCGGCGCGCCGGTGCGGCTGGCCGACGGGCGGCTGGTGCGGATCGCCGACCGGGACGGCGTCCGGGTGCTGACCGTCGACGAGCGGGCGCTCACCGACGCCGGGCTGCACGTCCGCGCGGTGCTCGGGACGGACGGCGGCACCGTGCTGTTCAGCGCCTCCGCCGGGGCCGCCGAGTTCGAGACCCGCCCGCCCGGCTGGCTCGGCGTCTTCGAGGCCGGCCCGGACGGCGTCCGGGAGGTCGGCGACGGCGCGCTCGGCGCGGTCCGCGGCGGCGGCACCACGGTGCTCACCACCGCCGACCCGCTGCGCCCCGGCACCACCGTCACCGTGCACCGCGAGGGCGCCGAACCGCTGGTCGTCGCCTCGCACGCGGCCGTCCCGCTGACCACCGCCCGCCCGGTGTTCCGGTTCGCCGGCGAGCGGCGGATCCCCTGCGCGGTGCTGCTGCCCACCGGCTACGACCCGGACGTCGACGGGCAGTTGCCCGTCCTGCTCGACCCGTACGGTGGCCCGCACGGCCAGCGGGTGGTGCGGGCGCACAACCCGCACCTGGTCTCGCAGTGGTTCGCCGACCAGGGCTTCGCGGTGATCGTCGCGGACGGGCGCGGCACCCCCGGGCACAGCCCCGGCTGGGAGAAGTCGATCAACCGGCGGACCGCCGAGGTCTCCGTCCAGGACCAGGTCGACGCGCTGCACGCGCTCGCCGAGGAGTTCCCGCTCGACCTGGCGAAGGTCGCCATCCGCGGCTGGTCGTACGGCGGCTACCTGGCCGCCGCCGCGGTGCTCCGCGAGCCGGACGTCTTCCACGCCGCGGTGGCCGGCGCGCCCGTCACCGAGCACGACCTGTACGACACCCACTACACCGAGCGCTACTACGGCGACCCGGCCGCCGAACCCGCGGCGTACCGGGCCAACTCGCTGGTGGAGATGGCCCCTTCGCTGCGCCGGCCGCTGATGATCGTGCACGGCCTGGCGGACGACAACGTGGTGGTCGCGCACAGCCTGCGGCTGTCCACCGCGCTGCTCGCGGCCGGCCGGCCGCACACCGTGCTGCCGCTCTCCGGGGTGACCCACATGACCCCGCAGGAGCAGGTCGCGGAGAACCTGCTGCTGCTCCAGGTCCGGTTCCTGAAGGAGTCGCTCGGCCTGCTGTGA
- a CDS encoding ABC transporter ATP-binding protein, whose translation MATGTGEVAAFRNVSKSYGRVKAVDGLDLVLRPGETVALLGPNGAGKSSSLDLLLGLREPDSGTVRLFGGTPRAAITAGRVGAMLQSGGLMSDVKVREIVELACKVHPRGHRVGEVLETAGITELADRRVDKLSGGQEQRVRFALAVAGANDLIVLDEPTTGMDVTVRRRFWEAMRAQADAGRTVLFATHYLEEADSIADRVLVLHKGRLIADGTSAEIKARAGARRIGFELHPADGTGPGTGPDVDEAVLRALPGTVGLDVSTRADGVRTIRIRSADADAGVAALYAAGLYPRGLEVTSLGLEQAFLTITGEQDRAEDTDRAEDTDRAASEEEYVR comes from the coding sequence ATGGCGACGGGAACGGGGGAGGTCGCGGCCTTCCGGAACGTCAGCAAGAGCTACGGCCGGGTGAAGGCGGTGGACGGCCTCGACCTGGTGCTGCGACCCGGCGAGACGGTCGCGCTGCTCGGCCCGAACGGCGCGGGCAAGTCCAGCAGCCTCGACCTGCTGCTGGGCCTGCGCGAACCCGACAGCGGCACCGTCCGGCTGTTCGGCGGCACCCCGCGGGCCGCGATCACGGCCGGCCGGGTCGGCGCGATGCTGCAGAGCGGCGGCCTGATGAGCGACGTCAAGGTCCGCGAGATCGTCGAACTGGCCTGCAAGGTGCACCCCCGCGGCCACCGGGTCGGCGAGGTGCTGGAGACCGCCGGGATCACCGAACTCGCCGACCGCCGGGTCGACAAGCTCTCCGGCGGCCAGGAGCAGCGGGTCCGGTTCGCCCTCGCGGTGGCCGGCGCCAACGACCTGATCGTCCTGGACGAGCCCACCACCGGCATGGACGTCACCGTCCGCCGCCGGTTCTGGGAGGCGATGCGGGCGCAGGCCGACGCCGGGCGCACCGTGCTGTTCGCCACCCACTACCTGGAGGAGGCCGACTCGATCGCCGACCGGGTCCTCGTCCTGCACAAGGGCCGGCTGATCGCCGACGGCACCTCCGCCGAGATCAAGGCCCGGGCCGGCGCCCGCCGGATCGGCTTCGAACTGCACCCGGCCGACGGCACCGGCCCCGGCACCGGTCCCGACGTCGACGAGGCGGTGCTGCGCGCGCTGCCCGGCACCGTCGGACTGGACGTCAGCACCCGCGCCGACGGCGTGCGCACCATCCGGATCCGCTCCGCCGACGCCGACGCGGGCGTCGCCGCGCTGTACGCGGCGGGCCTGTACCCGCGCGGGCTGGAGGTCACCAGCCTCGGCCTGGAGCAGGCGTTCCTGACCATCACCGGCGAACAGGACCGGGCCGAGGACACCGACCGGGCCGAGGACACCGACCGGGCCGCGAGCGAAGAGGAGTACGTCCGATGA
- a CDS encoding ABC transporter permease, translating to MITLVRLEILRTLRNKRYLMFTVLYPALLYVFFISAYGSGGTVAGGVPVKSYFMVSMATFGAVGAVLTGSAQRISLERKSGWTRQLRLTALPGRAYTLGKIAACAVTTLPAILVVFAIGAVEGVELTAAQWLGLAAALWLGSFVFAALGVALGYAAEPDAVQPVVMIVYMLMALFGGTWFPVSGSLEAYARFNPVYDYNQLASFIHGQGVATLPIAVLAGFLALFTAAAAVLYRKDARRA from the coding sequence ATGATCACCCTGGTCCGGCTGGAGATCCTGCGCACCCTGCGCAACAAGCGGTACCTGATGTTCACCGTGCTCTACCCCGCGCTGCTGTACGTCTTCTTCATCAGCGCCTACGGCAGCGGCGGCACGGTGGCCGGCGGCGTCCCGGTGAAGTCGTACTTCATGGTCTCGATGGCCACCTTCGGCGCGGTCGGCGCCGTCCTGACCGGCTCGGCGCAGCGCATCTCGCTGGAGCGCAAGAGCGGCTGGACCCGGCAGCTGCGGCTGACCGCGCTGCCCGGGCGGGCCTACACGCTCGGCAAGATCGCCGCCTGCGCGGTCACCACGCTGCCCGCCATCCTGGTGGTCTTCGCGATCGGCGCGGTCGAGGGCGTCGAGCTGACCGCCGCCCAGTGGCTCGGCCTGGCCGCCGCGCTCTGGCTCGGCAGCTTCGTCTTCGCCGCGCTCGGCGTCGCCCTCGGCTACGCCGCCGAACCGGACGCCGTGCAGCCCGTGGTGATGATCGTCTACATGCTGATGGCGCTGTTCGGCGGCACCTGGTTCCCGGTCTCCGGCTCGCTGGAGGCGTACGCCCGGTTCAACCCGGTCTACGACTACAACCAGCTGGCCTCGTTCATCCACGGCCAGGGCGTCGCCACCCTGCCGATCGCCGTGCTGGCCGGCTTCCTGGCGCTCTTCACCGCCGCCGCGGCCGTCCTGTACCGCAAGGACGCGCGCCGGGCATGA